The Dioscorea cayenensis subsp. rotundata cultivar TDr96_F1 chromosome 19, TDr96_F1_v2_PseudoChromosome.rev07_lg8_w22 25.fasta, whole genome shotgun sequence genome includes a window with the following:
- the LOC120283409 gene encoding putative E3 ubiquitin-protein ligase LIN-1 isoform X2, whose amino-acid sequence MDRKHQSFSGATAMDSDGTARYVSATVAAFLHSRLSDHAQRIRHKDQCAERLAAGAASSDACYSDQAVLANLDWGIDALEEAISSSNPEAKLARLEHAERMLQIAAMLDPGGSTAGVPNSYLSAWAHLNLALLQRLSSSGSLRSAALHALEMFDVDPFFSRIDFASELWESLFLPHMASIVGWYTEARQQIVMDTIPDSSDLSLSIDFADQLFNESVILSVRPDQAEKLSELERRYGDSLNDSTRMYAKYFKEVLAIDHGATGRKAPVPVLPPIAEPPMTPLREVSRSIPDFVKFGPILPKSAGFSPVLSHYTRLNTNETSLPVREEPKQIGKEVLLEENVEIDFNGFDIDMDSETARLNLIDMNTMKSKVSKKHVPKLPSLGKDHYGHLEGHSLLGSPRTYHKVFSSKQNRGYEQSLLLLSNRQSNPSPKTFSPVDSSGNASPDLSPKSVRKYEPPLDLSSNNLKSVLTSPGNSDVADTDDTVEEHRSQRNSFRGMQNFSFTGTKNHALNTNLHSESDDDTSHSNFSVASSGRLTPRTRPPKDFVCPITGQLFNDPVTLETGQTFERRAIEEWLKRGNKSCPITRQFLSSTVLPKTNYVLKRLITSWIEQNPESPDFPCVYTPNGSPGPISFREFSSDSSILGNLDSPISRTGTNKVRNERRQRFNKRGDSTSPISAISQATTETYINELKPCTSCLCTSDNLPECEAAVLTVAKIWKESKADPVICSFLCNPKVVNGFVEVLSASGSREVLRTCSYVLSELVSANEGSGETLIRVDSAFDCFAALLVSGLAEVAILIYQLQPTFSQLSNYSLVPSLVQVIMSDTEQIDDIQFVLEPKDAAIALLDQILIGGDENSRSLNAFSVISANGLPALINSLDRIESRLSIVSVLLSCMRVDKRCRNMIAQRSELAPVLELFHTGNDDTRSICIDFLVEIICLSRRTMCNKILQIIKDEGAFSTMHSFLIYLQMAPLDQQPIVASLLLQLDLLVEPRKMSIYREEAIDSLIEALKRKEFAICQTIALETLCSLSGRLSSLGKPLTEAWLLKTAGFDQPYKTLMLEDQITMLEDEPLETLEVEEKAMTAWEKRLAFVLCNHDNGAIFKALEECLRCNSVEMAKSCLIIATWLTFMLTKIPDTGMGTIASQCLLDQFINVLQSSKNLEEKILAALALNSFIHDPDAIERLGSYVKRIFKPLKRLKRCSIVVADTLKAIKNLSSIDTFWSCTDLFEMESSSNGEVLSLIHSRDRLFSSHSDGTIKVWDTGSNTLKLIQEVHGHSKAVTCLYVTTSGDKLYSGSLDKTIRVWAIEHEEIHSVQVHDVKEAVHCFTSNGDLVCFASQGAGIKVYNWKGASKPINFTRNVKCLAMTEDYIYCGCTGYNIQEVDLSNCSSMTFFSGPKKLLGKQSIHALCTEDGDLFVAGSSADGIAGK is encoded by the exons ATGGATCGCAAGCATCAAAGCTTCTCCGGGGCCACCGCCATGGATTCCGATGGCACCGCCCGCTATGTCTCCGCCACTGTTGCGGCCTTCCTCCATTCCCGCCTCTCTGACCACGCCCAGCGTATCCGCCATAAGGACCAGTGTGCTGAGCGCCTCGCCGCCGGCGCTGCCTCTTCCGATGCCTGCTACTCCGACCAGGCCGTGCTCGCCAACCTTGACTGGGGCATCGACGCGCTAGAGGAGGCTATCTCGAGCTCCAACCCTGAAGCCAAGCTCGCCCGGCTTGAGCACGCAGAACGGATGCTCCAGATCGCCGCCATGCTGGATCCTGGTGGCTCCACCGCTGGCGTCCCCAATTCCTATCTCTCCGCCTGGGCGCACCTTAACCTGGCCCTCTTGCAACGCCTCAGTTCCTCTGGATCTCTCCGTTCTGCGGCGCTTCATGCCCTAGAGATGTTCGATGTTGATCCTTTCTTCTCGCGCATCGACTTCGCCTCTGAGCTCTGGGAATCACTATTCCTCCCCCACATGGCCTCCATCGTTGGATGGTACACCGAGGCTCGCCAACAAATCGTCATGGATACAATCCCTGATTCCTCCGATCTCTCACTTTCCATCGATTTTGCTGATCAGCTCTTCAACGAGTCAGTAATCCTCTCCGTCCGGCCCGATCAGGCTGAGAAGCTTAGTGAATTGGAGAGACGCTATGGGGACTCCCTAAATGATAGCACGAGGATGTATGCTAAATATTTTAAGGAAGTGCTTGCGATTGATCACGGGGCGACTGGGAGGAAGGCCCCGGTGCCAGTGTTGCCTCCAATAGCAGAGCCTCCCATGACGCCGCTGCGCGAGGTGAGCCGTTCTATCCCCGACTTTGTCAAGTTCGGCCCAATCCTCCCCAAGAGCGCTGGCTTCTCTCCGGTCCTCAGCCACTATACCAG ATTAAATACAAATGAAACATCTTTACCAGTACGCGAGGAACCTAAACAGATTGGCAAA GAGGTCTTGCTTGAGGAAAATGTGGAAATTGATTTTAATGGCTTTGACATTGATATGGATTCAGAAACTGCAAGGCTTAATTTAATAGATATGAATACCATGAAGTCAAAGGTGAGCAAAAAACATGTGCCAAAGTTGCCATCATTAGGAAAGGACCATTATGGTCATCTTGAGGGGCATTCTCTACTTGGTTCCCCTAGGACATATCATAaagttttttcttcaaaacaaaacaGAGGATATGAACAATCGCTCCTCCTTTTGTCTAATCGCCAAAGTAATCCTTCTCCAAAGACATTTTCTCCTGTGGACTCTTCGGGAAATGCTTCTCCTGATCTTTCTCCAAAATCAGTGAGAAAATATGAACCACCTCTTGATCTCTCATCTAACAACTTGAAATCTGTGCTGACATCTCCTGGCAATAGTGATGTTGCTGATACTGATGACACAGTG GAAGAGCATAGAAGCCAGAGGAATAGTTTCAGAGGCATGCAGAATTTCTCCTTTACTGGTACAAAGAATCATGCATTAAATACTAA TCTTCACAGTGAAAGTGATGACGACACTAGCCACAGCAATTTTTCTGTTGCATCATCTGGAAGGTTGACACCAAGGACAAGACCTCCAAAGGACTTTGTCTGCCCAATCACAGGACAACTCTTTAATGATCCTGTTACTCTGGAGACAGGACAAACATTTGAGAGAAGAGCAATTGAAGAATGGTTAAAAAGGGGCAATAAATCATGTCCCATTACTCGTCAGTTTCTCTCTTCGACTGTTCTACCAAAAACAAATTATGTTCTGAAGAGGCTAATCACTTCTTGGATTGAACAGAATCCTGAGTCCCCAGATTTCCCTTGTGTGTATACCCCAAATGGTTCTCCGGGTCCTATCTCTTTCCGAGAATTTTCTTCAGATTCTTCAATACTCGGTAATCTTGACTCACCTATCTCTAGAACTGGAACAAATAAAGTAAGAAATGAAAGGAGGCAAAGATTTAATAAAAGAGGAGACTCTACATCTCCAATTAGTGCGATATCTCAAGCCACTACAGAAACTTATATAAATGAGTTAAAGCCATGCACTTCCTGTTTATGCACTTCAGATAACTTGCCAGAATGTGAAGCAGCTGTCCTGACAGTAGCAAAAATATGGAAGGAATCGAAAGCAGATCCagtgatttgttcttttttatgtaATCCAAAGGTTGTCAATGGCTTTGTAGAAGTATTATCTGCTTCCGGCAGCAGAGAGGTTCTCAGAACATGTAGCTATGTTTTATCAGAGCTTGTCTCTGCAAATGAGGGATCAGGTGAAACTCTTATTAGAGTAGACTCTGCTTTTGATTGCTTTGCTGCTTTGCTTGTTAGTGGTTTGGCTGAGGTTGCCATACTTATATACCAACTGCAACCTACATTCTCCCAGCTCTCTAATTACAGCCTAGTTCCATCCCTGGTCCAAGTAATCATGAGTGATACTGAACAAATTGATGatattcaatttgttttggAGCCAAAAGATGCTGCAATAGCATTGTTAGATCAGATCTTAATAGGAGGAGATGAAAATAGTCGGTCACTCAATGCATTCAGTGTCATTTCTGCTAATGGACTTCCTGCCCTTATTAACAGTTTGGATCGAATAGAAAGTAGGCTTTCTATTGTATCAGTTCTTTTAAGCTGTATGCGCGTTGACAAGAGGTGCAGAAATATGATAGCCCAAAGATCTGAGCTGGCTCCTGTTCTTGAATTATTTCATACTGGAAATGATGACACGAGGAGCATATGCATTGATTTTCTTGTTGAGATTATTTGTTTGAGCAG gAGAACAATGTGCAATAAAATTTTACAGATTATTAAAGATGAGGGAGCATTTAGCACGATGCACAGTTTTCTAATCTATCTACAGATGGCCCCACTGGATCAACAACCCATAGTTGCTAGTCTCCTTCTTCAGCTTGATCTTTTG GTTGAGCCAAGAAAGATGAGTATCTATAGGGAAGAAGCTATTGATTCTTTGATTGAAGCCCTAAAGAGAAAAGAGTTTGCTATTTGTCAAACCATTGCTTTAGAGACACTATGTTCTCTCTCTGGGAGGTTGTCTTCCCTAGGGAAGCCACTTACTGAAGCATGGTTACTCAAGACAGCAGGGTTTGATCAGCCATATAAAACACTAATGTTGGAAGACCAGATAACAATGCTAGAAGATGAACCATTGGAAACACTG GAAGTTGAAGAAAAGGCTATGACTGCATGGGAAAAACGTTTAGCTTTTGTTTTGTGTAACCATGACAATGGAGCTATATTTAAAGCCTTGGAAGAATGTCTTAGGTGCAATTCAGTAGAGATGGCAAAATCATGCCTTATTATTGCTACATGGCTCACATTCATGCTTACTAAAATCCCAGATACTGGCATGGGAACCATTGCAAGTCAGTGCTTGCTCGACCAATTTATTAATGTTCTACAGTCATCTAAGAACCTTGAAGAGAAGATTCTTGCCGCATTGGCTTTGAATAGTTTTATCCATGATCCAG ATGCAATTGAAAGACTTGGATCATATGTAAAGCGCATTTTTAAACCCTTGAAGAGACTTAAAAGATGCTCAATAGTGGTCGCAGATACCCTGAAGGCAATAAAGAATTTGTCCTCAATTGACACA TTCTGGTCATGTACAGATTTATTTGAGATGGAGTCGAGTTCTAATGGTGAGGTCCTTTCTTTGATTCATTCAAGAGATCGGCTATTTAGCAGTCACTCTGATGGAACCATTAAG GTTTGGGATACCGGGAGTAACACTCTGAAATTAATTCAAGAAGTTCATGGGCATTCAAAGGCTGTCACCTGCCTTTATGTAACAACCTCAGGAGATAAGCTTTATAGTGGCTCCCTTGATAAAACAATTCGT GTTTGGGCTATTGAGCATGAAGAAATTCATAGTGTTCAAGTTCATGATGTGAAAGAGGCAGTACATTGCTTCACAAGTAATGGTGatcttgtttgctttgcttctCAAGGAGCTGGAATTAAG GTTTATAACTGGAAGGGGGCATCTAAGCCTATAAACTTCACCAGGAATGTGAAATGCCTTGCTATGACCGAAGATTATATTTACTGTGGTTGCACAGGTTACAACATTCAG GAAGTTGATTTATCCAATTGCTCATCAATGACATTTTTTTCTGGGCCTAAAAAGCTGTTGGGTAAGCAGTCAATTCATGCACTTTGCACAGAAGATGGTGATCTCTTTGTTGCTGGGTCTTCTGCTGATGGAATTGCTGGGaag TGA
- the LOC120283409 gene encoding putative E3 ubiquitin-protein ligase LIN-1 isoform X4: MDRKHQSFSGATAMDSDGTARYVSATVAAFLHSRLSDHAQRIRHKDQCAERLAAGAASSDACYSDQAVLANLDWGIDALEEAISSSNPEAKLARLEHAERMLQIAAMLDPGGSTAGVPNSYLSAWAHLNLALLQRLSSSGSLRSAALHALEMFDVDPFFSRIDFASELWESLFLPHMASIVGWYTEARQQIVMDTIPDSSDLSLSIDFADQLFNESVILSVRPDQAEKLSELERRYGDSLNDSTRMYAKYFKEVLAIDHGATGRKAPVPVLPPIAEPPMTPLREVSRSIPDFVKFGPILPKSAGFSPVLSHYTRLNTNETSLPVREEPKQIGKEVLLEENVEIDFNGFDIDMDSETARLNLIDMNTMKSKVSKKHVPKLPSLGKDHYGHLEGHSLLGSPRTYHKVFSSKQNRGYEQSLLLLSNRQSNPSPKTFSPVDSSGNASPDLSPKSVRKYEPPLDLSSNNLKSVLTSPGNSDVADTDDTVEEHRSQRNSFRGMQNFSFTGTKNHALNTNLHSESDDDTSHSNFSVASSGRLTPRTRPPKDFVCPITGQLFNDPVTLETGQTFERRAIEEWLKRGNKSCPITRQFLSSTVLPKTNYVLKRLITSWIEQNPESPDFPCVYTPNGSPGPISFREFSSDSSILGNLDSPISRTGTNKVRNERRQRFNKRGDSTSPISAISQATTETYINELKPCTSCLCTSDNLPECEAAVLTVAKIWKESKADPVICSFLCNPKVVNGFVEVLSASGSREVLRTCSYVLSELVSANEGSGETLIRVDSAFDCFAALLVSGLAEVAILIYQLQPTFSQLSNYSLVPSLVQVIMSDTEQIDDIQFVLEPKDAAIALLDQILIGGDENSRSLNAFSVISANGLPALINSLDRIESRLSIVSVLLSCMRVDKRCRNMIAQRSELAPVLELFHTGNDDTRSICIDFLVEIICLSRRTMCNKILQIIKDEGAFSTMHSFLIYLQMAPLDQQPIVASLLLQLDLLVEPRKMSIYREEAIDSLIEALKRKEFAICQTIALETLCSLSGRLSSLGKPLTEAWLLKTAGFDQPYKTLMLEDQITMLEDEPLETLEVEEKAMTAWEKRLAFVLCNHDNGAIFKALEECLRCNSVEMAKSCLIIATWLTFMLTKIPDTGMGTIASQCLLDQFINVLQSSKNLEEKILAALALNSFIHDPDAIERLGSYVKRIFKPLKRLKRCSIVVADTLKAIKNLSSIDTIYLRWSRVLMVRSFL; this comes from the exons ATGGATCGCAAGCATCAAAGCTTCTCCGGGGCCACCGCCATGGATTCCGATGGCACCGCCCGCTATGTCTCCGCCACTGTTGCGGCCTTCCTCCATTCCCGCCTCTCTGACCACGCCCAGCGTATCCGCCATAAGGACCAGTGTGCTGAGCGCCTCGCCGCCGGCGCTGCCTCTTCCGATGCCTGCTACTCCGACCAGGCCGTGCTCGCCAACCTTGACTGGGGCATCGACGCGCTAGAGGAGGCTATCTCGAGCTCCAACCCTGAAGCCAAGCTCGCCCGGCTTGAGCACGCAGAACGGATGCTCCAGATCGCCGCCATGCTGGATCCTGGTGGCTCCACCGCTGGCGTCCCCAATTCCTATCTCTCCGCCTGGGCGCACCTTAACCTGGCCCTCTTGCAACGCCTCAGTTCCTCTGGATCTCTCCGTTCTGCGGCGCTTCATGCCCTAGAGATGTTCGATGTTGATCCTTTCTTCTCGCGCATCGACTTCGCCTCTGAGCTCTGGGAATCACTATTCCTCCCCCACATGGCCTCCATCGTTGGATGGTACACCGAGGCTCGCCAACAAATCGTCATGGATACAATCCCTGATTCCTCCGATCTCTCACTTTCCATCGATTTTGCTGATCAGCTCTTCAACGAGTCAGTAATCCTCTCCGTCCGGCCCGATCAGGCTGAGAAGCTTAGTGAATTGGAGAGACGCTATGGGGACTCCCTAAATGATAGCACGAGGATGTATGCTAAATATTTTAAGGAAGTGCTTGCGATTGATCACGGGGCGACTGGGAGGAAGGCCCCGGTGCCAGTGTTGCCTCCAATAGCAGAGCCTCCCATGACGCCGCTGCGCGAGGTGAGCCGTTCTATCCCCGACTTTGTCAAGTTCGGCCCAATCCTCCCCAAGAGCGCTGGCTTCTCTCCGGTCCTCAGCCACTATACCAG ATTAAATACAAATGAAACATCTTTACCAGTACGCGAGGAACCTAAACAGATTGGCAAA GAGGTCTTGCTTGAGGAAAATGTGGAAATTGATTTTAATGGCTTTGACATTGATATGGATTCAGAAACTGCAAGGCTTAATTTAATAGATATGAATACCATGAAGTCAAAGGTGAGCAAAAAACATGTGCCAAAGTTGCCATCATTAGGAAAGGACCATTATGGTCATCTTGAGGGGCATTCTCTACTTGGTTCCCCTAGGACATATCATAaagttttttcttcaaaacaaaacaGAGGATATGAACAATCGCTCCTCCTTTTGTCTAATCGCCAAAGTAATCCTTCTCCAAAGACATTTTCTCCTGTGGACTCTTCGGGAAATGCTTCTCCTGATCTTTCTCCAAAATCAGTGAGAAAATATGAACCACCTCTTGATCTCTCATCTAACAACTTGAAATCTGTGCTGACATCTCCTGGCAATAGTGATGTTGCTGATACTGATGACACAGTG GAAGAGCATAGAAGCCAGAGGAATAGTTTCAGAGGCATGCAGAATTTCTCCTTTACTGGTACAAAGAATCATGCATTAAATACTAA TCTTCACAGTGAAAGTGATGACGACACTAGCCACAGCAATTTTTCTGTTGCATCATCTGGAAGGTTGACACCAAGGACAAGACCTCCAAAGGACTTTGTCTGCCCAATCACAGGACAACTCTTTAATGATCCTGTTACTCTGGAGACAGGACAAACATTTGAGAGAAGAGCAATTGAAGAATGGTTAAAAAGGGGCAATAAATCATGTCCCATTACTCGTCAGTTTCTCTCTTCGACTGTTCTACCAAAAACAAATTATGTTCTGAAGAGGCTAATCACTTCTTGGATTGAACAGAATCCTGAGTCCCCAGATTTCCCTTGTGTGTATACCCCAAATGGTTCTCCGGGTCCTATCTCTTTCCGAGAATTTTCTTCAGATTCTTCAATACTCGGTAATCTTGACTCACCTATCTCTAGAACTGGAACAAATAAAGTAAGAAATGAAAGGAGGCAAAGATTTAATAAAAGAGGAGACTCTACATCTCCAATTAGTGCGATATCTCAAGCCACTACAGAAACTTATATAAATGAGTTAAAGCCATGCACTTCCTGTTTATGCACTTCAGATAACTTGCCAGAATGTGAAGCAGCTGTCCTGACAGTAGCAAAAATATGGAAGGAATCGAAAGCAGATCCagtgatttgttcttttttatgtaATCCAAAGGTTGTCAATGGCTTTGTAGAAGTATTATCTGCTTCCGGCAGCAGAGAGGTTCTCAGAACATGTAGCTATGTTTTATCAGAGCTTGTCTCTGCAAATGAGGGATCAGGTGAAACTCTTATTAGAGTAGACTCTGCTTTTGATTGCTTTGCTGCTTTGCTTGTTAGTGGTTTGGCTGAGGTTGCCATACTTATATACCAACTGCAACCTACATTCTCCCAGCTCTCTAATTACAGCCTAGTTCCATCCCTGGTCCAAGTAATCATGAGTGATACTGAACAAATTGATGatattcaatttgttttggAGCCAAAAGATGCTGCAATAGCATTGTTAGATCAGATCTTAATAGGAGGAGATGAAAATAGTCGGTCACTCAATGCATTCAGTGTCATTTCTGCTAATGGACTTCCTGCCCTTATTAACAGTTTGGATCGAATAGAAAGTAGGCTTTCTATTGTATCAGTTCTTTTAAGCTGTATGCGCGTTGACAAGAGGTGCAGAAATATGATAGCCCAAAGATCTGAGCTGGCTCCTGTTCTTGAATTATTTCATACTGGAAATGATGACACGAGGAGCATATGCATTGATTTTCTTGTTGAGATTATTTGTTTGAGCAG gAGAACAATGTGCAATAAAATTTTACAGATTATTAAAGATGAGGGAGCATTTAGCACGATGCACAGTTTTCTAATCTATCTACAGATGGCCCCACTGGATCAACAACCCATAGTTGCTAGTCTCCTTCTTCAGCTTGATCTTTTG GTTGAGCCAAGAAAGATGAGTATCTATAGGGAAGAAGCTATTGATTCTTTGATTGAAGCCCTAAAGAGAAAAGAGTTTGCTATTTGTCAAACCATTGCTTTAGAGACACTATGTTCTCTCTCTGGGAGGTTGTCTTCCCTAGGGAAGCCACTTACTGAAGCATGGTTACTCAAGACAGCAGGGTTTGATCAGCCATATAAAACACTAATGTTGGAAGACCAGATAACAATGCTAGAAGATGAACCATTGGAAACACTG GAAGTTGAAGAAAAGGCTATGACTGCATGGGAAAAACGTTTAGCTTTTGTTTTGTGTAACCATGACAATGGAGCTATATTTAAAGCCTTGGAAGAATGTCTTAGGTGCAATTCAGTAGAGATGGCAAAATCATGCCTTATTATTGCTACATGGCTCACATTCATGCTTACTAAAATCCCAGATACTGGCATGGGAACCATTGCAAGTCAGTGCTTGCTCGACCAATTTATTAATGTTCTACAGTCATCTAAGAACCTTGAAGAGAAGATTCTTGCCGCATTGGCTTTGAATAGTTTTATCCATGATCCAG ATGCAATTGAAAGACTTGGATCATATGTAAAGCGCATTTTTAAACCCTTGAAGAGACTTAAAAGATGCTCAATAGTGGTCGCAGATACCCTGAAGGCAATAAAGAATTTGTCCTCAATTGACACA ATTTATTTGAGATGGAGTCGAGTTCTAATGGTGAGGTCCTTTCTTTGA